Proteins from one Dama dama isolate Ldn47 chromosome 12, ASM3311817v1, whole genome shotgun sequence genomic window:
- the GTF2A2 gene encoding transcription initiation factor IIA subunit 2, which yields MAYQLYRNTTLGNSLQESLDELIQSQQITPQLALQVLLQFDKAINAALAQRVRNRVNFRGSLNTYRFCDNVWTFVLNDVEFREVTELIKVDKVKIVACDGKNTGSSTTE from the exons ATGGCATATCAGTTGTATAGAAATACCACATTGGGAAACAGTCTTCAGGAGAGCCTCGATGAGCTTATACAG TCTCAACAGATTACCCCCCAACTTGCCCTTCAAGTTCTACTTCAGTTTGATAAGGCTATAAATGCAGCATTGGCACAGAGGGTCAGGAACCGAGTCAACTTCAGG ggCTCTCTAAATACATACAGATTCTGCGATAACGTGTGGACTTTTGTATTGAATGATGTTGAATTCAGAGAGGTGACAGAACTTATTAAAGTGGATAAAGTGAAAATTGTAGCCTGTGATGGTAAAA